One Algibacter sp. L3A6 genomic region harbors:
- a CDS encoding shikimate kinase: MIIVLMGYMASGKSTIGKRLAKKLNYNFIDLDDLIESKENASVSEVFKSKGEIYFRKQEAFYLREQLQSKEDIILSVGGGTPCYSRNMDAILSAENAKSVYLKASIPTLIEKLMKKKATRPLIAHIETEEAMAEFIGKHLFERAYYYNQANVKVSIDGRSKKEVTKDVFDSLF, from the coding sequence ATGATAATAGTTTTAATGGGGTATATGGCTTCCGGAAAGTCAACAATTGGAAAAAGATTAGCGAAAAAACTAAATTATAATTTTATTGATTTAGATGATTTAATTGAATCTAAAGAAAATGCTTCGGTTTCCGAGGTGTTTAAATCTAAAGGTGAAATCTATTTCAGAAAACAAGAAGCATTTTATTTGCGTGAGCAACTTCAATCTAAAGAAGATATTATTTTATCTGTTGGTGGAGGTACGCCTTGCTACAGTAGGAATATGGATGCTATTTTAAGTGCCGAGAATGCAAAGAGTGTGTATTTAAAGGCGTCTATACCTACATTAATTGAAAAGTTAATGAAGAAAAAGGCAACACGCCCTTTAATAGCGCATATTGAAACCGAGGAGGCTATGGCCGAATTTATAGGTAAACACTTATTTGAACGTGCTTATTACTACAATCAGGCCAATGTTAAGGTGTCTATTGATGGTAGATCTAAAAAGGAAGTTACAAAAGATGTTTTTGATAGCTTATTCTAA
- a CDS encoding FKBP-type peptidyl-prolyl cis-trans isomerase yields the protein MSLRKISFLILSLVLVFSACKKDDDADDVVVVEENDRTEQQVEDNEALLTYLESHYFNASDFQGEDVNPNIGDLELTELLDGETLPEGSILLSSLLNNADADFVLDAKEVVYAETDYIVYILHLNDGGGDESPNFCDDVRVRYEGSGLDGTVFDSAVNPVNLDLIDLIPAWRKVLTDFNSAETIADGADGTVAYSNHGAGVMFLPSGLGYFSSSLTDISAYSPLIFKFDLLQTTVNDHDFDGVPSYLEDLNGDGEFTVNYDDLEDTTDDDTDGDGTPDYADTDDDNDGVFSIYEDIDEDGNPGNDIGANGIAKYLDITETESNQD from the coding sequence ATGAGTTTAAGAAAAATAAGTTTTTTAATATTAAGTTTAGTTTTAGTTTTTTCGGCCTGTAAGAAGGATGACGACGCTGATGACGTTGTTGTTGTTGAAGAAAATGATAGAACAGAACAGCAAGTTGAAGATAATGAAGCCTTACTTACGTATTTAGAAAGCCATTACTTTAATGCAAGTGATTTTCAAGGAGAAGATGTAAACCCTAATATTGGTGATTTAGAATTAACAGAATTATTAGATGGTGAGACTTTGCCTGAAGGTAGCATTTTGCTAAGTTCTTTATTGAACAATGCCGATGCCGATTTTGTACTAGATGCGAAAGAAGTGGTTTATGCAGAAACTGATTATATTGTATACATATTACATTTAAATGATGGTGGTGGCGATGAATCTCCTAACTTTTGTGATGATGTGAGAGTGAGATATGAAGGATCTGGATTAGATGGTACTGTTTTCGATAGCGCTGTTAACCCTGTGAATTTAGATTTAATAGATTTAATTCCAGCTTGGAGAAAAGTTTTAACCGACTTTAATTCAGCTGAAACTATTGCAGATGGAGCAGATGGTACTGTAGCTTACTCTAACCATGGAGCGGGCGTTATGTTTCTTCCTTCAGGACTTGGTTATTTTTCTTCTAGTTTAACAGATATTTCAGCTTACTCACCTTTAATTTTTAAATTCGATTTATTACAGACTACTGTAAACGATCATGATTTTGATGGTGTGCCATCTTATCTTGAAGATTTAAATGGTGATGGTGAATTTACAGTTAATTATGATGATTTAGAAGATACTACAGACGATGATACTGATGGTGATGGAACACCAGATTATGCTGATACGGATGATGATAATGATGGTGTTTTCTCTATATATGAAGATATAGACGAAGATGGTAACCCAGGAAATGATATTGGTGCTAATGGCATTGCAAAATATCTAGATATTACAGAAACAGAATCTAATCAAGATTAA
- a CDS encoding phosphoribosyltransferase domain-containing protein, translated as MTATSNIILNHTEINHKIRRIAFQIYESNIDETEVILAGIDSNGYVFAKKLKLALQKISEINVSLCKVSIDKKNPWQEIKTSMDPEDYKNKSIVLVDDVLNSGTTLIYGVKHFLNVPLKQFKTAVLVNRNHKKYPVKADYKGISLSTSLHEHVNVILEGKNFEAILE; from the coding sequence ATGACTGCCACAAGCAACATTATTTTAAATCACACCGAAATTAACCACAAAATACGTCGAATTGCTTTTCAAATTTATGAAAGTAACATAGATGAAACGGAGGTGATTTTAGCAGGAATAGACAGTAACGGCTATGTTTTTGCAAAAAAACTAAAATTAGCATTGCAAAAAATTTCTGAAATTAATGTTTCACTATGTAAAGTAAGTATCGATAAAAAAAATCCGTGGCAGGAGATTAAAACGTCTATGGATCCCGAAGATTACAAAAACAAATCTATTGTATTAGTAGATGATGTTTTAAACTCCGGAACCACACTAATTTATGGCGTTAAACACTTTTTAAATGTGCCTTTAAAGCAATTTAAAACGGCTGTTTTAGTAAACAGAAACCATAAAAAATACCCTGTAAAGGCAGATTATAAAGGTATTTCGCTTTCTACCTCGTTGCATGAACACGTTAATGTTATTTTAGAAGGTAAAAACTTTGAAGCTATTTTAGAATAA
- a CDS encoding RNA-binding S4 domain-containing protein codes for MRIDKYLWCIRYYKTRTLATTACKKGQVRINNDQVKPSRDVYPQDIVELRKNQINYRLKVNDIPESRVGAKLVDLYRTDSTPKEQFEAQELLKYSKDYYRKKGVGRPTKKDRRDIDGYTEDPLFDEEE; via the coding sequence ATGCGGATTGATAAGTATTTATGGTGTATTAGATATTATAAAACGAGAACCTTGGCTACAACGGCTTGCAAAAAGGGTCAGGTTAGAATAAATAACGACCAAGTAAAACCAAGTAGAGATGTTTATCCTCAGGATATTGTTGAACTCCGAAAGAACCAAATTAACTATCGTTTAAAGGTTAACGATATTCCAGAAAGCCGTGTTGGAGCAAAGCTTGTAGATCTTTATAGAACAGACTCAACTCCAAAGGAACAATTTGAAGCTCAAGAACTTTTAAAATACTCGAAAGATTATTATAGAAAAAAAGGAGTGGGTCGCCCTACTAAAAAAGATCGTAGAGATATTGATGGCTATACTGAAGATCCTCTTTTTGATGAAGAAGAATAA